The Desmodus rotundus isolate HL8 chromosome 3, HLdesRot8A.1, whole genome shotgun sequence genome includes a region encoding these proteins:
- the LOC128780601 gene encoding olfactory receptor 2G3, with translation MQEVNQSSVAEFILLGCAPYPRINPLFFTFFLGFYLLILVSNSLLITLIYLDSHLHTPMYFFLSILSLVDMSYVTTTVPQMLVNMMCPRTTISWGACVAQMFIFLVLGIAECVLYAIMAYDRYVAICFPLHYTQLMGRVICVKMVTVCGSISIAGALICTVFTMRLPYCGPYKINHFLCEAPAVLKLACADTSFNDQLDFILGFILLLVPLSLILASYVRIFASILRIRSSQGRFKAFSTCISHVTVVTMFYGPAMIMYMRPGSWYDPERDKELALFYNVVSAFLNPIIYSLRNKDVKGAFLKVFGGRGTAQ, from the exons ATGCAGGAAGTCAACCAGTCCTCTGTGGCAGAGTTCATTCTACTGGGCTGTGCCCCTTATCCCAGGATCAACCCTCtgttcttcaccttctttctagGCTTCTACCTGTTGATCCTTGTGAGCAACAGCCTCC TCATCACCCTGATCTACCTGGATTCAcacctccacacacccatgtacttcttTCTCAGTATCCTCTCCTTGGTGGACATGAGCTATGTCACCACCACCGTGCCCCAGATGTTGGTTAATATGATGTGTCCAAGGACAACGATCTCCTGGGGAGCTTGTGTAGCCCAGATGTTCATCTTCTTGGTCCTGGGCATTGCTGAGTGTGTCCTCTATGCCATTATGGCCTATGACAGGTATGTGGCCATTTGCTTTCCCCTCCACTATACCCAACTCATGGGCCGGGTCATTTGTGTCAAGATGGTCACAGTCTGTGGGTCCATTAGCATAGCTGGGGCTCTTATCTGCACTGTCTTCACCATGCGTCTGCCATATTGTGGTCCCTACAAGATAAACCACTTCTTGTGTGAGGCCCCTGCTGTCCTGAAGTTGGCCTGTGCAGACACCTCCTTCAACGACCAGTTGGATTTCATCTTGGGTTTCATCCTGCTTTTGGTGCCACTCTCCCTCATCCTGGCTTCTTATGTCCGaatctttgcctccatcttgagGATCCGCTCATCCCAGGGGAGGTTCAAGGCGTTCTCTACGTGTATTTCCCATGTCACTGTGGTCACCATGTTCTATGGGCCGGCCATGATCATGTACATGAGGCCTGGCTCCTGGTACGACCCAGAGCGGGACAAGGAGTTGGCCCTGTTCTACAATGTTGTCTCTGCCTTCCTCAACCCCATCATCTACAGCCTCCGGAATAAGGATGTAAAGGGGGCCTTTCTGAAGGTATTTGGTGGCAGAGGGACAGCTCAATGA
- the LOC112299417 gene encoding olfactory receptor 6N1 isoform X2, with amino-acid sequence MKASLERQCNLQRPFGESPRTMPLLFSAFLMTYLLSILGNSMISILICLDSHLHTPMYFFIGILSLLDLGYTTTTVPQMLAHMASQRKTISFASCVAQMYIFLVLGVTESWLFAIMSIDRYVAICHPLRYKVIMSPLLCGAMVIFCGLWGVTSALVYTVFAMRLPYCGPNQINHFFCEVPALLKLACADTSVNDQVDFMLGFCVILVPLFLILVVYINIFIAILRIHSAQGRLKAFSTCASHITVVTMFCVPAMVMYMRPGSEASPEEDKKLALFYNVISAFLNPIIYSLRNKDVKGAFLKVTGWGRAPE; translated from the exons ATGAAGGCCAGCCTGGAGAGACAGTGCAACCTACAAAGGCCCTTTGGTGAAAG TCCCAGGACCATGCCTCTGCTCTTCTCAGCCTTCCTGATGACCTACCTGTTGAGTATTCTGGGCAACAGCATGATCAGTATCCTCATCTGCCTGGATTCGCAcctccacacgcccatgtacttCTTTATTGGCATCCTTTCCCTGCTGGATCTGGGCTACACCACCACAACTGTGCCCCAGATGTTGGCACATATGGCCAGCCAGAGGAAGACCATCTCTtttgccagctgtgtggcccaaatgtacattttcttggtGCTAGGCGTCACTGAGTCCTGGCTGTTTGCCATCATGTCTATAGACAGGTATGTGGCCATTTGTCACCCACTGAGGTACAAGGTCATCATGAGCCCACTGTTGTGTGGGGCGATGGTCATTTTCTGTGGACTCTGGGGTGTCACCTCTGCTCTTGTCTACACTGTGTTTGCCATGCGTCTGCCCTACTGTGGCCCCAACCAGATCAACCACTTCTTCTGTGAAGTCCCAGCACTCTTAAAACTGGCTTGTGCAGACACCTCAGTCAATGACCAAGTAGACTTCATGCTTGGCTTTTGTGTCATCCTGGTTCCACTTTTCCTTATCCTTGTGGTTTACATCAACATCTTCATTGCCATCTTGAGGATCCATTCAGCCCAGGGGCGGCTGAAGGCCTTCTCTACCTGTGCCTCCCATATCACTGTGGTCACCATGTTCTGCGTGCCAGCCATGGTCATGTACATGAGGCCTGGCTCTGAGGCCTCCCCAGAGGAAGACAAAAAGTTGGCCCTGTTCTACAACGTCATCTCTGCTTTCCTCAACCCCATCATCTATAGCCTCCGCAATAAAGATGTCAAGGGGGCGTTCCTCAAGGTGACAGGCTGGGGCAGAGCCCCAGAATGA
- the LOC112299417 gene encoding olfactory receptor 2A12 isoform X1 — MQEPNQSYVTEFILLGFSFSPRTMPLLFSAFLMTYLLSILGNSMISILICLDSHLHTPMYFFIGILSLLDLGYTTTTVPQMLAHMASQRKTISFASCVAQMYIFLVLGVTESWLFAIMSIDRYVAICHPLRYKVIMSPLLCGAMVIFCGLWGVTSALVYTVFAMRLPYCGPNQINHFFCEVPALLKLACADTSVNDQVDFMLGFCVILVPLFLILVVYINIFIAILRIHSAQGRLKAFSTCASHITVVTMFCVPAMVMYMRPGSEASPEEDKKLALFYNVISAFLNPIIYSLRNKDVKGAFLKVTGWGRAPE; from the coding sequence ATGCAAGAGCCCAACCAGTCCTATGTGACTGAGTTCATCCTTCTGGGCTTCTCCTTCAGTCCCAGGACCATGCCTCTGCTCTTCTCAGCCTTCCTGATGACCTACCTGTTGAGTATTCTGGGCAACAGCATGATCAGTATCCTCATCTGCCTGGATTCGCAcctccacacgcccatgtacttCTTTATTGGCATCCTTTCCCTGCTGGATCTGGGCTACACCACCACAACTGTGCCCCAGATGTTGGCACATATGGCCAGCCAGAGGAAGACCATCTCTtttgccagctgtgtggcccaaatgtacattttcttggtGCTAGGCGTCACTGAGTCCTGGCTGTTTGCCATCATGTCTATAGACAGGTATGTGGCCATTTGTCACCCACTGAGGTACAAGGTCATCATGAGCCCACTGTTGTGTGGGGCGATGGTCATTTTCTGTGGACTCTGGGGTGTCACCTCTGCTCTTGTCTACACTGTGTTTGCCATGCGTCTGCCCTACTGTGGCCCCAACCAGATCAACCACTTCTTCTGTGAAGTCCCAGCACTCTTAAAACTGGCTTGTGCAGACACCTCAGTCAATGACCAAGTAGACTTCATGCTTGGCTTTTGTGTCATCCTGGTTCCACTTTTCCTTATCCTTGTGGTTTACATCAACATCTTCATTGCCATCTTGAGGATCCATTCAGCCCAGGGGCGGCTGAAGGCCTTCTCTACCTGTGCCTCCCATATCACTGTGGTCACCATGTTCTGCGTGCCAGCCATGGTCATGTACATGAGGCCTGGCTCTGAGGCCTCCCCAGAGGAAGACAAAAAGTTGGCCCTGTTCTACAACGTCATCTCTGCTTTCCTCAACCCCATCATCTATAGCCTCCGCAATAAAGATGTCAAGGGGGCGTTCCTCAAGGTGACAGGCTGGGGCAGAGCCCCAGAATGA